TTTTGAGTACGATCCGGAATTTTTGCGCAGCCCGCTATGGCTTTCGCCATTCAAGTTGCCGCCAGCGCCAGGACTGCATGAACACGCGGACCGTGCTTTTGGCCCTTTGTTTGGCCTGTTCGATGACTCCCTGCCCGATGGATGGGGCCTTCTGCTCATGGATCGCGCCTTCCGCCGGGCCGGACGCAATCCCCACGAGGTCGGCATTCTGGAGCGTCTGGCCTACCTGGGCTCCGAAACCATGGGTGCGCTGGTCTACGAACCGGCCATGCCGCGCGAGGACGACCTGAACGGAAGCTTCGATCTGGGCCGCCTGGCCCGGGAGGCGGCCCAGGTTCTGGATGGGGATGTGCGTACCGCTTTGCCCCTGCTGCAACGGGCCGGAGGAAGCCCGGGCGGAGCGCGTCCCAAGGTGCTGGTCGGCGTGCAGGGGGATCGGCTGATCTCGGGGCACGGGGAACTGCCGGAGGGATTCTCGCCCTGGATCATCAAATTTCCGGCTCGGCAGGATGACCGGGACGCCGGGCCCATCGAGTTCGCTTATGCTCGCATGGCCGCCGCCGCAGGACTCGTCATGACGGAATCGCGTCTTTTCGAGGCCGGAGGTGACCGCTTTTTTGGCGTGCGGCGCTTTGACCGTCATGACAACCGCCGGGTGCACACGCACACCCTGGGCAATCTGATCCATTCCAACTTCCGCGTTCCCAGTTGCGATTACGCCGATTTCCTAAAGGTCGTCCGCATCCTGACCAAAAAACAACCGGATCTCCGTCAGGCTTTTAAGCTCATGGTTTTCAACGTCCTGACCCACAACCGCGACGATCACGTCAAAAACGTTTCCTTCTGCCTGGACGAGTCCGGAGACTGGCGATTGGCTCCCGCCTATGACCTGACGTTTGCTCCGGGCCCAGGAGGAGAGCACTCCATGACGGTGCAAGGGTACGGCAAGGCGCCGGGGCGACGCGAACTCTGGGCCGTAGGCCGGGGTGAAGGCCTGAAGGACAAGGACATGGCAGGCATGTATGACGAGGTCCGGGCCGCAGTGCAGCAATGGCCTGCCTTGGCGGACGAAGCCGGGGTGACGAGGGGAAAC
The Desulfomicrobium macestii genome window above contains:
- a CDS encoding type II toxin-antitoxin system HipA family toxin encodes the protein MNKLRVLLQYTPEERRLVGQLAESQGGIFFEYDPEFLRSPLWLSPFKLPPAPGLHEHADRAFGPLFGLFDDSLPDGWGLLLMDRAFRRAGRNPHEVGILERLAYLGSETMGALVYEPAMPREDDLNGSFDLGRLAREAAQVLDGDVRTALPLLQRAGGSPGGARPKVLVGVQGDRLISGHGELPEGFSPWIIKFPARQDDRDAGPIEFAYARMAAAAGLVMTESRLFEAGGDRFFGVRRFDRHDNRRVHTHTLGNLIHSNFRVPSCDYADFLKVVRILTKKQPDLRQAFKLMVFNVLTHNRDDHVKNVSFCLDESGDWRLAPAYDLTFAPGPGGEHSMTVQGYGKAPGRRELWAVGRGEGLKDKDMAGMYDEVRAAVQQWPALADEAGVTRGNVKMLRDVFARTLSL